Part of the Tribolium castaneum strain GA2 chromosome 4, icTriCast1.1, whole genome shotgun sequence genome is shown below.
ttattttttaatgtcttgctacaaacagtagccaacgcagaagccatatgaaggtaggtgcatttttttgcgttttatcttgtgatgtgttgaatttaatagcttgtgtgccatatattataccgtattgtgtatcctttattctgtataatatttattaatgtcgcttgttgtaacttttctacaaattatttttttttgttggttgtgtttttaatttattttttaggttttgctataaatggtagcagatgcagtataaaggtaagtgcatttatttaacgccaagtgaaaaaactttgatttttgtgtactattttttcatttcacaaaccaataattcttttattcccttcattttcaaataatcattgtttacctcatccttatatccttttttcctggcaagaatgctctaaacctccacgtggttcttgccggacaaattagttattgactaatttgaccaattagagcaatccttaaatataacattgttgattgtttttttcagtcgtaaaattatgtcgcttgttgtaatttttatgcaaataaagatttttttattggtgttgttttaatttttttttaatgctacaaacggtagccaacgtggaagcgatatacaggtacgtccattttattattgtgtcgtatttatttatttcacaaaccaataatttcatgaaatttaattgcaattacaatgttgtgtacaccggctctaaatacggtgttgaaaagtcatagtttgagtgactcattttaaattcagtaactataaacaaaatcaaacactcaaagaatatattgccacgtaataattttgtctttaatttcaatgaatgaaagtggcttgctcaaaatttaaagcaaataaacattttttttgggtttcatttttattattattattttttttaatgctacaaacggtagccaacgtggaagcgatatacaggtacgtccattttattattgtgtcgtatttatttatttcacaaaccaataatttcatgaaatttaattgcaattacaatgttgtgtacaccggctctaaatacggtgttgaaaagtcatagtttgagtgactcattttaaattcagaactataaacaaaataaacactcaaacaatatattgccacgtaataattttgtctttaatttcaatgaatgaaagtggcttgctcaaaatttaaagcaaataaacatttttttttgggtttcatttttattattattttttttttaatgctacaaacggtagccaacgtggaagcgatatacaggtacgtccattttattattgtgtcgtatttatttatttcacaaaccaataatttcatgaaatttaattgcaattacaatgttgtgtacaccggctctaaatacggtgttgaaaagtcatagtttgagtgactcattttaaattcagtaactataaacaaaatcaaacactcaaacaatatattgccacgtaataattttgtctttaatttcaatgaatgaaagtggcttgctcaaaatttaaagcaaataaacatttttttttgggtttcatttttattattattttttttttaatgctacaaacggtagccaacgtggaagcgatatacaggtacgtccattttattattgtgtcgtatttatttatttcacaaaccaataatttcatgaaatttaattgcaattacaatgttgtgtacaccggctctaaatacggtgttgaaaagtcatagtttgagtgactcattttaaattcagtaactataaacaaaatcaaacactcaaacaatatattgccacgtaataattttgtctttaatttcaatgaatgaaagtggcttgctcaaaatttaaagcaaataaacattttttttgggtttcatttttattattattattttttttatgctacaaacggtagccaacgtggaagcgatatacaggtacgtccattttattattgtgtcgtatttatttatttcacaaaccaataatttcatgaaatttaattgcaattacaatgttgtgtacaccggctctaaatacggtgttgaaaagtcatagtttgagtgactcattttaaattcagtaactataaacaaaatcaaacactcaaacaatatattgccacgtaataattttgtctttaatttcaatgaatgaaagtggcttgctcaaaatttaaagcaaataaacatttttttttgggtttcatttttattattatttttttttttaatgctacaaacggtagccaacgtggaagcgatatacaggtacgtccattttattattgtgtcgtatttatttatttcacaaaccaataatttcatgaaatttaattgcaattacaatgttgtgtacaccggctctaaatacggtgttgaaaagtcatagtttgagtgactcattttaaattcagtaactataaacaaaatcaaacactcaaacaatatattgccacgtaataatttcgtctttaatttcaatgaatgaaagtggcttgctcaaaatttaatgcaaataaacattttttttttggtttcatttttattattattattttttttaatgctacaaacggtagccaacgtggaagcgatatgaaggtaggtgtatttatttactgaagttttgaatttgaattgccatatattaaaacgtattgtgtattttttattttgtttaatattgacaaacgttgcttgttgtaactttcatgcaaataaagatttttttattggtgttgtttttattttttaatgtcttgctacaaacagtagccaacgcagaagccatatgaaggtaggtgcatttttttgcgttttatcttgtgatgtgttgaatttaatagcttgtgtgccatatattataccgtattgtgtatcctttattctgtataatatttattaatgtcgcttgttgtaacttttctacaaattatttttttttgttggttgtgtttttaatttattttttaggttttgctataaatggtagcagatgcagtataaaggtaagtgcatttatttaacgccaagtgaaaaaactttgatttttgtgtactattttttcatttcacaaaccaataattcttttattcccttcattttcaaataatcattgtttacctcatccttatatccttttttcctggcaagaatgctctaaacctccacgtggttcttgccggacaaattagttattgactaatttgaccaattagagcaatccttaaatataacattgttgattgtttttttcagccgtaaaattatgtcgcttgttgtaatttttatgcaaataaagatttttttattggtgttgttttaatttttttttaatgctacaaacggtagccaacgtggaagcgatatacaggtacgtccattttattattgtgtcgtatttatttatttcacaaaccaataatttcatgaaatttaattgcaattacaatgttgtgtacaccggctctaaatacggtgttgaaaagtcatagtttgagtgactcattttaaattcagtaactataaacaaaatcaaacactcaaacaatatattgccacgtaataattttgtctttaatttcaatgaatgaaagtggcttgctcaaaatttaaagcaaataaacatttttttttgggtttcatttttattattattattttttttaatgctacaaacggtagtcaacgtggaagcgatatgaaggtaggtgtatttatttactgaagttttgaatttgaattgccacatattaaaacgtattgtgtattttttattttgtttaatattgacaaacgttgcttgttgtaactttcatgcaaataaagatttttttattggtgttgtttttattttttaatgtcttgctacaaacagtagccaacgcagaagccatatgaaggtaggtgcatttttttgcgttttatcttgtgatgtgttgatttaatagcttgtgtgccatatattataccgtattgtgtatcctttattctgtataatatttattaaagtcgcttgttgtaactttcctacaaattaatttttttgttggttgtgtttttaatttattttttaggttttgctacaaatggtagcagatgcagttcaaaaggtaagagcatttatttaacgccaagtgaaaaagctttgatttttgtgtactattttttcatttcacaaaccaataattcctttattcccttcattttcaaataatcattgtttacctcatccttatatccttttttcctggcaagaatgctctaaacctccacgtggttcttgccggacaaattagttattgactaatttgaccaattagagcaatccttaaatataacattgttgattgttttttacagccgtaaaattatgtcgcttgtaattttcatgcaaataaagattttttattggtgttgtttttaatttttttaatgctacaaacggtagccaacgtggaagcgatatgaaggtaggtctattttattgctgtgtcgtatttatttatttcacaaaccaataatttcataaaacttaattgcagttaaaatctttaaatgcggtgttgaaaagtgaaattttgagtgacacattttaaatacagtaactataaataaaataatcaagGAAGCTGTGTCAGTGAGGGCTCTATTTGGCTATATCAGTTCGGGATGCCTGAATATAACCCCAGAAAAATGataggtttaaaaaaaacactattacAAATTAGTACATTTATTCAAAACACGGTCACAGATCGGTGTACATACACAAAGAGATATAAAAGGCTACAtttaatgtcatttttagAATACTGATCCTTTGAGATAAGCTAGAGCTACGGAAAAAATTGCACTGACATATCTTACAAATTTTAGGCACAAACAGTCCAAACATGCCGAATCTTTGGACTCAAACCTCTTAAATGTATCTACATCAGTTGACGCTATACTTAAGTACCTGCCTTACAATTACTTGTGCTATAATTTACACTTTGTGCATTCATAAAacgagtaaaaaataaattacgagtATTTTGAGCTGAAATAAacattattgcaaaaaatatcacataaaactgataaaaatttcgttttggTCTTACACAACCACGGAAATTATTTACACCCTATTAGTTACACGAAGTCTTGTAATAACGTTAATTATTTAAGGAGGAATAGAATAACCGCTTGACCACGAATTATACAATACTACAAACCGATATGTGCTTAAATAAGTCGATCGTAAACTATAGGTCATACCGAGGTCTCCGAATTCAGCCTCAAAACAAACTTATTACTCTTCGGATCAACAACCTCTTCCGTAATATTAAAATGCGGGATCTTTTTAATCGTGCAAAGCAGCGAGACATCGTTTTGCCTCAACTGAAAGCTCGTATTGTCTCCAATCGGGCGCGTTAGCAACTCCTCGCAAATCAGCGCCCACGTCTGCACATCCTTCACTTCCTTATCATTTTGCAAAACGGGCTCGCTCACTAGATACTGCTCGAGGAACGCTTTCGGGGTCAGATCATTACTGAGACAATTGGCTAAATGAGTCAAAATCGACTCGACGGAGTGCCTCGGCTGTTGCCTCGTCACTCTTAAATACTTCTGGAGGGCTCGTGCCATCGACGGGAAAATGGCCTGGGCGGCCTCGTGCGGGTCCATCGGGATGGCAGGCACTTGGTCGTTATGTAAGCGTTTGATATGAGTGAAGGCTTCTTCAGCGGCTGTGATCAGTCGAGCCCTGCGTTTTTTCACACGTCTCTCGTACTCGTGCTCTTCGTAGAAGCGCTCGTTGTGACTCGAGTCACGTCGGCGTGCATGCGCCGCCAACATCGCCCGTGACTGCGACTGTTGCAAGGAGGAATTATTAACACCATCCACTTcgtaaaatttgaaacttgAGGAGTTTTTGCGCGATTTTGACACCGGGATGCGCTCCAAGTACGGGTTATAAATGGGGAACTCAGTGTAGTACTTTTCAAGGACCCAAACAGCCGCTCGCTGGATGCTTAACTGGCCTATGGCATAGGCGCGGCTAGCGCCATCGGGGCTCCGCACAACCTTGATGTAATACATCGGTTGTTGGTGCCTGATCTCCATCAAAACTACAGCCAAGTAATGGATAAAAAGTAGCGTATCAGTCAGACTTAAGGCGTAAGCCACCAAGGCCTCATAATCCACCGTTTCCTCCGGTGTGGTGGCGGCACGCGCAGTCTCGGTCACTTGAACTATATAAAACAGCCAATAGGCGAAAATACAGACTAAAACAAAGGCTAGGACAGCCGCCCGAAACAGGAAAAACCTTGGCAAGGTCGCATTCGGCTTGCGCAAGAACACAGCCCAGGCCCCGACCGCCAAAATGGCCATTTTGAACGCCAACGACACCAACTGGCCTTTACATTCGGCCCCGCAAGCTAACAATTTCGCGCTGTCTGCGAGTCCCAGCCGCGAGGACAGCGCAGGGAAGAACCCCAGTTTTGGCAATACGACCATGGCTAAGGGGCTCAAGAAGGCAACTATTGAAAGGATGTACGTTAGCACCGTCCCCATGTATCTTTGGCAGACGAAGGAGAGCCCGGTGTCAGGTTCACCGGGCCAGTTACTGACGTCTTCGGTCGACTGGGACTGCTCGGACGTGTTCCCGGTGATGGCAGTGGTGTTCTCGCCCCAGTTGTCGTCCTGGGGCAGGATTTGCACCTCGATGACCTCCTGGCCGTCGCGGTTGTCGGGGGTGAGGGTCACGGCCGTCTGGAAGGGCGCCATCTCGTCGTTTTTGCGAGACTTGGAgcttctgtaaaaaaattactttcaaGATGGTCCAGAATTGTTTGGGCACGAACCTGGTGCTTCTGTGGGAGTGCTGTCGGTAGTTGTTGCGGTCGCGGTGCCCCCGTGAACGTCTCGATCGTGAACTGTTTTCCGATTTTATGGATTCAGTCTCCATATCTCGTCCAGTTTCGTTGCCCATGTATTTTCCCAAAAGCCGgattttttttgcaagaaaCTGTCATGAGTGGTTCTTTATCAACACTTTTGCGGGAATTCTCGTCAAAAATCCTGATTATTTCACTAATAAGTTCAATGACTCCTCACGTTGATGACATTTCGTAAACATGTATTTGTGCataaaaaatccaaacaaTTTCCGTTATTTGGAGCCTTAGGCCACTTCCGGGGTTCGTTTCGCTCAGGAGGAATGCATTTTCTTGGGATTTGTTTCGTAAGAGTTGCGTAAATCGTTTACaaattgcatttaaattaGTGCGGCGGCTTGTGTGcgtttttctaataaaactgGATCATTTTTCTCAAACGGCACTTGGAACACGCACCGTTTTTTCCCCACACACGTAACCAATTCCCTCCGACACTCCACACAtgcttttttattcaaatttattcaaaatttactGAAAACTAAATCGGAGTTTATAAAATGTAAACGCCTACGTTTAGGAGCAATTTAATTGCCCCATAAATTATGGCTGCAACATGGCTACCGTGTAAAccaaaaatgactaaaaacaCTAAATAGAGCAATTCCTTCCAATGAATTTCAGTCAAAGAAACCGAGACGAGGAAAAAAATAGACGTAGTCTAGACCCGGGAAGATAaatttcaattgaaaaaaaatccacaTTGTCTGGTTATCgcaaaattggcaaaaacgCGCTTGGTTTTTTCTTTCCGCCAGGTTTACATCATGTGGCTGCGTCACGTGACCATGACAAAGTGACATTTCTCAAATTCCGGATTTATGTTTACCAAAAATGGCAAGTGATTCGAAAAAGAAATCGTCCAAAGGGCTCACGCCCGAGGAGATCCTGAACGGCTTTCAAGCGCTAAGGGCCGAGCAGCGCACCCTTTCATCAAAACTGACGGAATTCGAAGCCGATTCCAACGAACACAAGTAAGTTTCCGGCCCGGTTGTGGCCCCAAACGTGGGGCTGTGGCGGCGAAACCCACGGCAAATTACTCAAAATTgagtaaattttcatttttgaaatgaaatttttttcgtggTTGCcggtttttttgtaaaatgttacATAACCTCGCTTTTACAGAATGGTCATCGCCACTT
Proteins encoded:
- the Vang gene encoding van-gogh codes for the protein METESIKSENSSRSRRSRGHRDRNNYRQHSHRSTRSSKSRKNDEMAPFQTAVTLTPDNRDGQEVIEVQILPQDDNWGENTTAITGNTSEQSQSTEDVSNWPGEPDTGLSFVCQRYMGTVLTYILSIVAFLSPLAMVVLPKLGFFPALSSRLGLADSAKLLACGAECKGQLVSLAFKMAILAVGAWAVFLRKPNATLPRFFLFRAAVLAFVLVCIFAYWLFYIVQVTETARAATTPEETVDYEALVAYALSLTDTLLFIHYLAVVLMEIRHQQPMYYIKVVRSPDGASRAYAIGQLSIQRAAVWVLEKYYTEFPIYNPYLERIPVSKSRKNSSSFKFYEVDGVNNSSLQQSQSRAMLAAHARRRDSSHNERFYEEHEYERRVKKRRARLITAAEEAFTHIKRLHNDQVPAIPMDPHEAAQAIFPSMARALQKYLRVTRQQPRHSVESILTHLANCLSNDLTPKAFLEQYLVSEPVLQNDKEVKDVQTWALICEELLTRPIGDNTSFQLRQNDVSLLCTIKKIPHFNITEEVVDPKSNKFVLRLNSETSV